The Thalassoroseus pseudoceratinae genome has a segment encoding these proteins:
- a CDS encoding oxidoreductase: protein MARYFKYKSLDDLAQDATRLGEPLALSEDFSVLFQPLEIGHRTVGNRLAIQPMEGCDGTPDGFPDELTFRRYQRFGAGGAKLIWGEATAISDEGRMNPRQLWIHDGSVSDISRMLAECRNAHQQVNDSADDFLIGLQLTHSGRFSCRYPQIVVRDPLLDPLTIDKKTGQPISADYPVLSDDDLKRIEDQYLAAAKLANQAGVDFIDLKQCHRYLLSELLGAKHRPGDYGGSLENRTRLIRNIIGRIRSEFPQMLIATRMNVYDGIPFRGQGEDFIGQPVPHSYPLQTAFGTDPEDYRQEDLTEPLQVAKWLREWGVHLINVSMGNPYANPHLVRPAEFPPVDGYHAPEHPLIGVQRHFRLAAEIQKAVPDIPVMGSGYSWLQDYAMHAAAGNIETGRIQLIGMGRATLSHPDFVNTLRETGEMNRKKICRTFSYCTNLMRTKDHPLGQYATGCPPFDKDVYGPLWKDAQAVRAKSE from the coding sequence ATGGCTCGCTATTTTAAGTATAAGTCGCTCGATGATCTCGCTCAGGATGCCACACGTCTGGGCGAGCCACTTGCACTTTCGGAAGACTTCTCCGTCTTATTTCAGCCGCTTGAAATCGGCCATCGGACTGTTGGCAATCGTCTGGCCATCCAACCGATGGAAGGTTGCGACGGTACGCCCGACGGCTTCCCGGATGAACTGACGTTTCGACGATATCAGCGGTTCGGTGCCGGTGGCGCGAAACTGATCTGGGGGGAAGCGACAGCCATCTCCGATGAAGGCCGCATGAATCCTCGGCAACTTTGGATTCACGACGGCAGCGTCTCGGATATCTCTCGCATGCTTGCGGAGTGCAGGAACGCTCACCAACAGGTGAATGATTCCGCCGATGATTTTCTTATTGGTTTGCAGCTGACTCATTCCGGGCGGTTCAGCTGCCGGTATCCTCAAATTGTGGTTCGTGATCCCCTGCTCGATCCATTAACAATCGACAAGAAGACCGGCCAACCAATTTCGGCTGATTATCCCGTCCTCAGCGACGATGACCTCAAGCGGATTGAAGATCAGTACCTCGCCGCCGCGAAACTTGCCAACCAAGCTGGCGTCGATTTCATCGATCTGAAGCAGTGTCACCGGTATCTGCTCTCAGAACTTCTCGGTGCGAAACATCGCCCTGGTGATTACGGTGGGAGTCTCGAAAACCGCACCCGACTGATCCGCAACATCATCGGGCGAATCCGCTCCGAATTTCCGCAGATGCTCATTGCAACACGCATGAATGTCTACGATGGAATCCCATTTCGCGGTCAAGGTGAAGACTTCATCGGCCAACCGGTCCCACATTCGTATCCGCTTCAGACGGCATTTGGCACCGATCCTGAGGACTATCGCCAAGAAGACCTCACGGAACCGCTTCAAGTTGCGAAATGGCTGCGTGAATGGGGCGTGCATTTGATCAACGTCTCCATGGGGAATCCCTATGCAAACCCGCATTTGGTTCGTCCCGCCGAGTTCCCGCCCGTGGACGGCTACCACGCACCCGAGCACCCGTTGATTGGTGTGCAACGACACTTCCGCTTGGCCGCCGAAATTCAGAAAGCTGTTCCGGATATTCCTGTGATGGGCAGCGGTTATAGTTGGCTGCAAGATTATGCCATGCACGCGGCGGCCGGAAACATCGAAACTGGCAGAATTCAGTTGATCGGTATGGGCCGCGCGACGCTTTCTCATCCGGACTTTGTGAATACGTTACGAGAAACCGGCGAGATGAATCGCAAAAAGATCTGTCGGACGTTTTCCTACTGCACGAACTTGATGCGAACCAAGGACCACCCGCTTGGCCAATACGCCACCGGATGCCCACCCTTCGACAAGGACGTGTATGGTCCCCTCTGGAAAGACGCCCAAGCGGTACGAGCAAAAAGCGAGTAA
- a CDS encoding phosphoglycerate dehydrogenase, with protein MPSVLCCSLNAEEGPHFEILRKAGFEVDVVDRALDLSNPEVFADQLQNIDATIAGSEPYTAEVLERCPRLRAIARTGVGFDAVDLEACDSRKIVVSTTPGVNHHAVAEHTIAMLMAVARGWPDNDMRVRDGRWKRIARPRVMGRTIGIVGLGRIGKAVAWRAAGLGMNVLTYEPYPDDEFLKQHRIESVGFDELLSRSDFVSLHLPATAENHHLMSTENLGKMKPGSVLLNTARGRLVDEPALCEALRSGHLAGAGLDVFETEPLPTDSPLLEFDNVLLAGHLAGLDEESHEDTFSMAAETIIALHRGEWPGFCIQNLKNVKNWSW; from the coding sequence ATGCCAAGCGTTTTGTGTTGTTCGTTGAATGCCGAGGAAGGTCCGCACTTTGAAATCCTTCGCAAAGCGGGGTTTGAAGTCGATGTTGTGGACCGTGCACTCGATCTTTCCAACCCCGAGGTGTTCGCAGATCAACTGCAAAACATAGACGCCACCATTGCCGGGTCGGAACCGTATACGGCCGAGGTTTTGGAGCGTTGCCCACGGTTGCGTGCCATCGCACGAACGGGTGTTGGTTTCGACGCTGTCGACTTGGAGGCTTGCGACTCACGCAAGATTGTCGTGAGTACAACGCCGGGAGTGAATCACCATGCTGTCGCGGAACATACGATTGCCATGCTGATGGCGGTCGCTCGCGGTTGGCCGGACAACGACATGCGTGTTCGAGACGGTCGTTGGAAACGTATTGCGCGTCCGCGGGTGATGGGACGAACGATTGGAATTGTCGGGCTTGGTCGCATCGGCAAAGCGGTTGCCTGGCGTGCCGCCGGACTCGGGATGAATGTGCTGACGTACGAACCATATCCCGATGATGAATTTCTGAAACAACATCGGATTGAATCAGTTGGGTTTGACGAGTTGCTGTCGCGTTCGGATTTCGTCTCGTTACACTTGCCGGCGACGGCAGAGAATCATCATCTGATGAGCACCGAGAATCTCGGCAAGATGAAACCCGGAAGCGTGTTACTCAACACAGCGAGGGGCCGGTTGGTCGACGAACCGGCATTGTGCGAAGCCCTGCGGAGCGGTCATTTGGCGGGAGCCGGTTTGGACGTCTTCGAAACCGAACCGCTACCAACCGACAGCCCGCTTTTGGAATTCGATAACGTGCTTCTCGCGGGACATCTGGCTGGGCTGGATGAGGAATCGCACGAGGACACGTTTTCGATGGCCGCGGAAACGATCATCGCACTCCATCGCGGTGAATGGCCGGGGTTCTGCATTCAGAATTTGAAAAACGTCAAAAACTGGTCGTGGTAA
- a CDS encoding CBS domain-containing protein translates to MLAKPILARDIMVTKLITLRPDMDAFDAIELLLKHKISGAPVVDASRRLIGVFSERCSMSVVLEGAYQQLPTNDVAAFMDTSPRTIDEEVDLLSIAQIFQETSFRRLPVLRDGILVGQISRRDLLRAVHQTFAQATCQDSALLYLSSLMERSEHPIG, encoded by the coding sequence ATGCTCGCCAAGCCGATTCTCGCCCGTGATATCATGGTCACAAAGCTCATCACACTGCGTCCGGACATGGACGCATTCGATGCCATCGAGTTACTGTTGAAACACAAGATTTCCGGGGCACCTGTGGTGGACGCATCGCGTCGATTGATTGGGGTGTTCTCGGAGCGTTGTTCAATGTCCGTCGTGTTGGAAGGCGCCTATCAGCAACTCCCGACCAACGATGTTGCAGCATTTATGGACACGTCACCCCGCACCATCGACGAAGAAGTCGATCTGCTGTCGATTGCACAGATTTTTCAGGAAACGTCATTTCGGCGATTGCCAGTCCTTCGTGACGGCATACTCGTGGGGCAGATCAGCCGTCGTGACCTGTTGCGAGCCGTTCATCAAACGTTCGCACAAGCAACCTGTCAGGATTCGGCTTTGCTGTATTTGAGTTCGCTGATGGAACGCAGCGAGCATCCGATCGGATGA
- a CDS encoding PQQ-binding-like beta-propeller repeat protein codes for MQRVFSVGLGLATLLATGLVLQAASPYAQDGKGKDPTQEALDQIAALEVGKLDWPMWGGTTFRNNTPLGKNIPTEWDVDEGTNIKWKAELGSQTYGNAVIANGKVFIGTNNAAGYVSRYPWNDQIQTDLGVLLCFDEKDGQFLWQHSSPKLASGRVHDWPLQGICSAPYVDGDRLWFVSSRGEVVCCDTEGFHDGENDGPFKSEDNENKDEADVIWKYDMMGQLGSSQHNMCSCSVIGVGDVLFVNTSNGVDESHINIPAPNAPSFFAMNRDTGKVLWTDKSPGIRILHGQWSSPTYAELGGRAQVLFAGGDGYLYSFDPKGDGKGNSKLLWKFDTNPKESKWILGSRGRRNNIIATPVVYDGLVYVATGQDPEHGEGDGDLWCIDPTGEGDVSPTLGVDADGKPLEDVPRLQAVNADAGEKVIPNPNSKVVWHYDWFDADENDRKDFEELIHRSCGTVAIKNDLLYIADFSGLFHCLDAKKHTDGKATVYWTYDMFAAAWGSPLIVEDKVYIGDEDGDVAIFELSKEQKMIEEINMGNAVYSTPVVANNTMFISNKNTLYAISADGK; via the coding sequence ATGCAACGAGTTTTCTCTGTTGGTCTGGGTTTAGCAACCCTCCTGGCGACGGGTTTGGTGCTCCAAGCCGCCAGCCCATACGCCCAAGACGGTAAAGGCAAAGACCCCACTCAAGAAGCTCTGGACCAAATCGCAGCCCTGGAAGTCGGTAAGCTCGACTGGCCAATGTGGGGGGGAACCACCTTCCGTAACAACACGCCGTTGGGCAAGAACATCCCGACGGAATGGGACGTCGACGAAGGCACAAATATCAAATGGAAAGCTGAACTTGGCTCGCAGACTTACGGCAACGCGGTGATCGCCAACGGTAAGGTTTTCATCGGCACCAACAACGCCGCTGGTTACGTCTCCCGCTATCCGTGGAACGACCAAATCCAAACCGACTTAGGTGTGTTGCTGTGCTTCGACGAGAAAGACGGTCAATTCCTGTGGCAACACTCTAGCCCGAAATTGGCTTCCGGCCGTGTTCACGACTGGCCTCTGCAAGGCATTTGTAGCGCTCCTTATGTCGATGGTGATCGGCTTTGGTTCGTTTCCAGTCGTGGCGAAGTGGTCTGCTGTGACACCGAAGGATTCCATGACGGAGAAAACGACGGCCCGTTCAAAAGCGAAGACAACGAGAACAAAGACGAAGCCGATGTCATTTGGAAGTATGACATGATGGGCCAACTCGGCTCGAGCCAGCACAACATGTGCTCTTGCTCGGTGATCGGCGTGGGCGATGTTCTGTTCGTGAACACCTCGAACGGTGTCGACGAGTCACACATCAACATCCCAGCACCGAACGCCCCCAGTTTCTTCGCCATGAATCGCGATACCGGCAAGGTTCTCTGGACCGACAAGAGCCCTGGCATTCGGATTCTGCACGGGCAATGGTCTTCACCGACTTATGCGGAACTTGGTGGCCGTGCTCAGGTCTTGTTCGCTGGTGGCGACGGATACCTCTACAGTTTTGATCCGAAAGGCGATGGCAAAGGGAACTCGAAACTGCTTTGGAAGTTCGACACCAACCCAAAAGAGTCCAAGTGGATTCTCGGTAGTCGCGGACGCCGGAATAACATCATCGCAACCCCCGTTGTCTACGACGGACTCGTTTATGTCGCCACCGGTCAAGACCCGGAACACGGTGAAGGCGATGGCGATTTGTGGTGCATCGACCCAACCGGTGAAGGCGATGTCAGCCCGACCCTGGGCGTCGATGCCGATGGCAAACCCTTGGAAGACGTGCCACGATTGCAAGCCGTCAATGCGGATGCCGGCGAGAAAGTCATACCGAACCCGAACAGCAAGGTCGTGTGGCATTACGATTGGTTCGATGCCGATGAGAACGACCGCAAAGATTTCGAAGAATTGATTCACCGCTCCTGCGGAACGGTTGCTATCAAAAACGACTTGCTCTACATCGCCGACTTCAGCGGTTTGTTTCACTGTCTCGATGCCAAAAAGCACACCGATGGCAAAGCGACCGTCTATTGGACATATGACATGTTCGCCGCTGCCTGGGGCAGTCCGCTGATCGTAGAAGACAAAGTCTACATCGGTGACGAAGACGGTGACGTTGCGATCTTCGAACTGTCGAAAGAACAGAAGATGATCGAAGAAATCAACATGGGCAACGCGGTTTACTCTACACCTGTTGTCGCGAACAACACGATGTTCATCAGCAACAAGAACACGCTGTACGCCATTAGTGCTGACGGAAAGTAA
- a CDS encoding MarR family winged helix-turn-helix transcriptional regulator: MLILEEPHLDTASTLGDVGQWETAMSEYHPPQSDRPHSLQLVGVQESEADHELDSQPNPSMTTSARAVDLLLRVSHQLRGILASHFAEFDLTDVRYSVLQMIRNAGDGGCSQKQVADELLQSESSISTLIERMRRDGLIYRLTAPRDRRRKSLILSDRGRELLDRVEECHETRMQQLLANLDANDRGHLESVMTRMAASFTEFSKQPVWTAPNESTGTNAA; encoded by the coding sequence ATGCTAATTCTGGAAGAGCCACACTTGGACACTGCGTCCACGCTCGGCGATGTCGGTCAGTGGGAAACTGCCATGTCTGAATATCACCCACCACAGTCGGATCGTCCTCACTCATTGCAACTCGTTGGTGTGCAAGAGTCTGAGGCGGATCATGAGTTGGATTCCCAACCGAATCCTTCAATGACCACGTCCGCGAGAGCGGTCGACTTGCTATTGCGAGTCTCGCACCAGTTGCGGGGAATTCTGGCTTCGCATTTCGCGGAATTCGACCTCACCGACGTCCGTTACAGTGTGTTGCAGATGATTCGTAACGCAGGTGACGGTGGTTGTTCTCAGAAACAAGTTGCCGATGAACTGCTTCAGTCCGAATCCAGTATCAGCACGCTCATTGAACGAATGCGTCGCGATGGGTTGATCTATCGCCTGACGGCACCCAGAGATCGCCGTCGGAAATCGCTGATCCTCTCCGATCGCGGACGGGAACTGCTCGATCGCGTTGAGGAATGTCACGAAACCCGAATGCAGCAGTTGTTGGCGAATCTCGATGCCAATGATCGTGGTCATTTGGAGTCGGTGATGACGCGAATGGCGGCATCGTTCACCGAGTTCTCCAAGCAACCGGTTTGGACTGCACCTAACGAATCGACCGGCACCAACGCGGCTTGA
- a CDS encoding MBL fold metallo-hydrolase: protein MNQSVESLRITFWGTQGSLQYFPDPTQVGEYADLIATDCLRRVFAMAEEKFGDKSFTIQDLLGGELDQASLAKLYQTIGRAAPAVYGGETTCAEIETSDGFVFVIDGGSGIRHFAKKRVLDWKDRDDRELTIFGTHDHLDHRIGLPFSSMCFAQPAFRLQVYGNYRFLAALDDRFAVFSQEVTEATHRDDPLDYRMMSAEFTGTQILCHDSPLETDQRVPNCSTHDAVTPIVIGETVITPFPTYHGSTPCLAYRFEHKGKSFVFCTDHELRHGAVADHPNQIRSEKTEESVRAHCQHVDVAYFDGQYLMDEYLGRVGTGNSQGVPRIDWGHSAIEDVVERARVCEIGRTFVGHHDPDREWLDRMKLDEWCHEQSVRLGRHIELAKDRQVINL, encoded by the coding sequence ATGAACCAGAGCGTCGAGTCATTGCGAATCACGTTCTGGGGTACGCAAGGAAGTTTGCAATATTTCCCGGACCCCACCCAAGTTGGCGAGTACGCCGACCTGATCGCCACGGATTGCCTGCGACGTGTCTTCGCGATGGCTGAGGAAAAATTCGGCGATAAGTCGTTTACGATCCAAGACTTGCTCGGCGGTGAACTCGACCAAGCATCGCTGGCGAAACTCTATCAAACGATCGGACGGGCCGCCCCCGCCGTTTACGGTGGCGAAACGACCTGTGCCGAGATCGAAACCTCCGATGGCTTTGTCTTCGTTATTGATGGTGGAAGTGGGATTCGCCACTTTGCCAAGAAGCGAGTCCTGGACTGGAAAGATCGAGACGACCGCGAACTTACTATCTTCGGCACGCACGATCATCTTGACCACCGGATCGGGTTACCGTTTTCGAGTATGTGCTTCGCCCAACCCGCTTTTCGTCTGCAAGTTTATGGAAACTATCGGTTTCTCGCGGCGTTGGACGATCGATTTGCCGTCTTCTCGCAGGAAGTGACCGAGGCCACTCACCGTGACGATCCGTTGGATTATCGCATGATGAGTGCCGAATTCACCGGGACGCAGATTCTTTGTCATGATTCGCCGCTAGAGACGGATCAACGCGTCCCAAACTGTTCAACGCACGATGCCGTCACTCCAATCGTGATCGGCGAAACAGTCATCACGCCCTTTCCGACCTATCACGGTTCGACCCCCTGCTTGGCGTACAGGTTTGAGCATAAAGGGAAATCGTTCGTTTTCTGCACCGATCACGAACTCCGTCATGGAGCGGTGGCGGATCACCCCAATCAGATCCGGAGTGAGAAAACTGAGGAATCAGTTCGTGCTCATTGTCAGCACGTCGATGTGGCTTACTTCGACGGGCAATATTTGATGGACGAGTACCTCGGCCGCGTCGGGACCGGGAATTCGCAGGGTGTGCCCCGGATCGATTGGGGACACAGCGCGATTGAGGACGTTGTCGAGCGTGCCCGTGTTTGCGAGATCGGTCGCACGTTCGTCGGACACCACGACCCCGATCGAGAATGGCTAGATCGCATGAAGCTCGATGAGTGGTGTCATGAGCAATCCGTCCGCTTGGGGCGTCACATCGAATTGGCCAAAGATCGCCAGGTGATCAATCTGTAG
- a CDS encoding SDR family NAD(P)-dependent oxidoreductase produces the protein MNQRSENDRSHTFADLQGRRAVVTGSSTGIGRAIALELARAGAGVLVHAAHNADAARSTAEEVRGLGVWSEVIMADLADPVTRNRFIERAWKCWDGVDIWVNNAGADLLTTPAARADYEKKLRILLEVDVSASVLISKAVGQRMKSGGGGVIINIGWDQADRGMEGDSGELFAASKNAVMGFTRSLAVSLAPEVRVNCVSPGWIRTKWGENASEEWQNRVLRETPLNRWGTPEDIAKTTRFLVSDEANFLTGQVVNVNGGAVR, from the coding sequence ATGAATCAACGATCAGAAAACGACCGCTCCCACACTTTCGCTGATTTACAGGGTCGGCGTGCGGTTGTGACAGGGTCGTCCACCGGCATTGGACGAGCCATCGCCTTGGAATTAGCCCGTGCCGGAGCAGGTGTGCTGGTCCATGCGGCCCACAATGCGGATGCAGCTCGATCGACCGCGGAAGAAGTTCGCGGGCTTGGAGTGTGGTCGGAAGTCATCATGGCGGACTTGGCTGATCCTGTGACCCGCAACCGATTCATCGAACGCGCGTGGAAATGCTGGGACGGCGTCGACATCTGGGTTAACAACGCCGGAGCAGACTTGCTCACGACACCTGCTGCCCGAGCCGACTACGAGAAAAAATTGCGAATTCTGCTCGAAGTTGATGTGTCCGCCAGCGTGTTGATTTCCAAAGCGGTTGGTCAACGCATGAAGTCAGGTGGCGGCGGCGTGATCATCAACATTGGTTGGGATCAAGCGGACCGTGGTATGGAAGGTGATAGTGGGGAACTGTTCGCAGCTAGCAAGAATGCGGTGATGGGATTCACGCGGTCATTGGCCGTGAGTTTGGCACCGGAAGTTCGCGTGAATTGCGTTTCGCCCGGTTGGATTCGCACAAAATGGGGCGAGAATGCCAGCGAGGAATGGCAAAACCGCGTGCTGCGGGAAACACCACTTAACCGTTGGGGCACGCCTGAAGACATCGCCAAAACCACCCGTTTTCTGGTCAGCGATGAAGCCAATTTCCTGACCGGGCAGGTTGTGAACGTCAACGGTGGAGCCGTCCGGTGA
- a CDS encoding DUF6513 domain-containing protein translates to MTNPATRDESSSRPERILFVTGRLAETALRNVVREIESSAGFEADVSVLGISVAALMHTKWVSRKLEITEQYDRVVLPGWCQGDLEPLADQFGCQFERGPKDLYDLPQYFGRGARPPVALTNYDIEILAEINHAPRLMATELLQLADRYRESGADVIDIGCIPNESWNGVANAVQRLCANGHRVSIDSFDQREVEAAVDAGAECVLSCNATNRDWAANLPAELVVIPDDPRHPETMQATIDCLNAAGAKFRLDPILEPIGFGFAASLGRYIECRKRWPNIPMMMGIGNLTELTEVDSAGVNMLLAGFCQELNIGSVLTTEVIPWCQSAVREFDLARRQTWHSVKTQSLPKHISSDLVLLRDSKPTIRGEDTLQAMASQLTDPNFRIFAERGEIHIMNRDGYWRGTDPYAVFDQLAADVGITDPSHAFYLGYEFAKAITALTLGKQYTQDESLRWGFLTVPEISAVQRRKHDRDTK, encoded by the coding sequence ATGACCAATCCGGCCACACGTGATGAATCCTCGTCCCGCCCCGAGCGAATTCTGTTCGTGACCGGCCGACTCGCCGAAACCGCCCTACGAAACGTGGTCCGGGAAATCGAAAGTTCCGCTGGATTCGAGGCTGACGTTTCCGTCCTCGGAATCAGCGTGGCGGCGTTGATGCACACGAAATGGGTCTCTCGGAAACTCGAAATCACCGAGCAATACGATCGCGTGGTTTTGCCGGGTTGGTGCCAGGGCGACCTTGAGCCGTTGGCGGACCAATTTGGCTGCCAATTCGAGCGTGGACCGAAAGACTTGTACGATCTGCCGCAGTATTTCGGTCGCGGAGCCCGTCCGCCCGTGGCCCTCACGAATTACGACATTGAAATCCTCGCGGAAATCAATCACGCCCCTCGACTGATGGCAACGGAGTTACTCCAACTAGCCGACCGTTATCGGGAAAGCGGCGCGGATGTCATCGACATTGGATGTATCCCGAATGAAAGTTGGAATGGGGTGGCCAACGCCGTGCAGCGGTTATGTGCGAATGGGCATCGGGTGTCGATCGACAGTTTCGATCAACGGGAAGTGGAAGCGGCGGTCGACGCGGGTGCCGAGTGCGTGCTCAGTTGCAACGCGACCAACCGAGACTGGGCCGCGAATCTGCCGGCGGAATTGGTCGTCATTCCCGACGATCCCCGCCACCCCGAAACCATGCAAGCCACGATCGACTGTCTTAACGCAGCCGGAGCGAAGTTCCGTCTTGATCCAATCTTGGAGCCAATCGGTTTTGGTTTCGCAGCATCTCTCGGGCGATACATCGAATGTCGAAAACGCTGGCCGAACATCCCGATGATGATGGGCATTGGCAACCTGACGGAACTGACCGAGGTCGATTCCGCCGGCGTGAACATGCTCTTGGCGGGGTTCTGTCAAGAATTGAACATTGGCAGCGTCTTGACCACAGAAGTGATTCCGTGGTGTCAATCAGCGGTTCGAGAGTTCGACCTCGCACGTCGACAGACTTGGCATAGCGTCAAAACGCAGTCGCTGCCGAAACATATCAGTTCGGACCTGGTTCTATTGCGTGATTCCAAACCAACGATTCGCGGGGAAGACACGTTGCAGGCGATGGCGTCGCAGTTGACGGACCCGAATTTCCGGATCTTCGCCGAACGCGGGGAAATTCACATCATGAACCGTGACGGGTATTGGCGGGGCACCGATCCGTATGCGGTGTTCGACCAACTTGCGGCTGACGTGGGCATCACCGATCCGAGTCATGCGTTTTATCTCGGCTATGAGTTCGCCAAAGCTATTACCGCGCTCACCTTGGGCAAGCAGTATACACAAGACGAGTCCCTCCGCTGGGGCTTTCTGACGGTGCCAGAAATCTCCGCCGTACAACGACGCAAACACGACCGAGACACCAAATGA
- a CDS encoding DUF1207 domain-containing protein, protein MIGLNLAIHWSPVVAQELTEPAAIVTNADASVDESATPGVVSAEYHLALEQPSQWELLPDSLLYRSYLGNPRAPRLAARTLQHDGYDKVLELTAGARVGLLRYGRPGNDNPEGWQLDIEAAIFPRLNSEFEQDLDATDYRVGIPLTYREGPWQLKAGWYHLSAHVGEEFLFRNPDYIFREYFRDAVFLGVGFFPEPDSRVYAEAEYGFHHMGGSEPWHFQFGYDYSPVRPSRGFLPDPFFAINGTIMEEVDFSGGVNIVTGVQWRSDGPGRLFRIGLQYYNGNSLQYSFIEEHEEAFGFGVWYDF, encoded by the coding sequence ATGATCGGTCTGAACTTGGCCATTCATTGGTCGCCCGTGGTCGCACAGGAGCTCACCGAACCAGCGGCCATCGTGACCAACGCGGACGCAAGCGTTGATGAATCCGCAACGCCAGGTGTTGTCTCCGCCGAGTACCATTTGGCTTTGGAACAACCGAGCCAATGGGAACTGCTGCCGGACTCGCTGTTGTATCGTTCCTATCTTGGCAATCCACGAGCACCACGCTTGGCGGCACGGACACTTCAGCACGATGGTTACGACAAAGTTCTGGAATTGACCGCTGGGGCTCGTGTAGGGCTTCTCCGCTACGGTCGTCCTGGGAACGACAACCCCGAAGGATGGCAACTCGACATTGAAGCCGCCATCTTCCCGAGGTTGAACTCGGAATTTGAGCAGGATCTCGATGCGACTGATTACCGCGTCGGCATCCCATTGACGTATCGCGAAGGTCCTTGGCAGCTCAAGGCCGGCTGGTACCACCTCAGTGCCCACGTTGGTGAGGAATTTCTGTTCCGCAATCCGGACTACATTTTTCGGGAGTATTTCCGCGACGCCGTCTTTCTCGGTGTTGGGTTCTTCCCGGAGCCTGATTCAAGGGTTTACGCTGAAGCCGAGTACGGATTTCATCACATGGGCGGTTCGGAACCGTGGCACTTTCAGTTTGGGTACGATTATTCTCCCGTTCGTCCCAGTCGAGGATTTCTTCCGGATCCATTCTTTGCGATCAACGGAACGATCATGGAAGAAGTCGATTTCTCCGGCGGTGTCAACATTGTGACGGGCGTGCAGTGGCGATCTGACGGACCGGGACGGCTATTCCGAATCGGTTTGCAGTACTATAACGGTAACTCGTTGCAGTATTCGTTCATTGAAGAACACGAAGAAGCCTTCGGGTTCGGAGTTTGGTACGATTTCTAG